In a genomic window of Holophagaceae bacterium:
- a CDS encoding long-chain fatty acid--CoA ligase: protein MNESATTIAELFYAAVELDLPDALAVKKEGRYVPISSLELKISVERLALAMYDRGLRPGNHVAILAENSPEWAMTDYACAISGLPTATIYATLIASQAAFILNNSKSRWVFCSDQAQLAKVLELWPTLPDLELAVLIQGPVPEAHGHTVLSWSQLMEEGKAQDGRRLLVRQWGLERKPEDLLTLIYTSGTTADPKGAMLSHGNIVSNVHASLKALPVQARDRCLSFLPLTHIFERMAGHYVMLHMGASIYYAESVNSVPENLLEVKPTVLCSVPRIYEKIFAKVMNGVAGSGWPKHQLFHWAYLVGQQVVPLLYQGKKPTGWLALRFAVAKALVFSKIKAHTGGQIRFAVSGGAPLMPKVMEFFWAIGLPILEGYGLTETSPVITANRLGKVGPGTVGNPLYDTWDGKPFVKIADDGEILCHGPNVMLGYWDNEAATKEAIDTDGYFHTGDIGEFDALGRLKITDRKKELIITSGGKKIAPQPIENELKTDKYVSQAVLAGDKRNFISALIVPNFDSLERWAGYKHLHFANRRELVEQPIVMAKLMSRVEKVNATLSNYERIKKIVIIPDELTVENGALTPSLKIKRRVVNQMYGGLIEGLYEVHKGESEAH, encoded by the coding sequence GTGAACGAATCTGCCACGACCATCGCGGAATTATTTTATGCGGCGGTCGAGCTCGACCTGCCAGATGCCTTGGCGGTGAAAAAGGAAGGCCGCTACGTCCCCATCTCGAGCTTGGAACTGAAAATCAGCGTGGAACGCCTGGCCCTGGCCATGTACGACCGCGGCCTGAGGCCGGGAAACCATGTGGCCATCCTGGCGGAAAACAGCCCCGAGTGGGCCATGACCGACTATGCGTGCGCGATCTCAGGGCTTCCCACCGCCACGATCTACGCGACCCTGATCGCTTCCCAGGCCGCCTTCATCCTGAACAATTCGAAATCCAGATGGGTGTTCTGTTCCGACCAGGCCCAGCTGGCCAAAGTGCTTGAGCTCTGGCCCACCCTGCCCGACCTTGAACTGGCCGTGCTCATCCAAGGGCCTGTGCCGGAAGCGCACGGCCACACAGTCCTCTCCTGGTCTCAGCTCATGGAAGAGGGCAAGGCCCAGGATGGCCGGCGGCTGCTCGTGAGGCAATGGGGCTTGGAGCGGAAGCCCGAAGATCTGCTGACGTTGATCTACACCTCGGGGACGACGGCCGATCCGAAGGGCGCCATGTTGAGCCATGGCAACATCGTTTCAAACGTCCACGCTTCCTTGAAGGCCCTTCCCGTGCAGGCCAGGGACCGTTGCCTTTCCTTCCTGCCCCTGACCCACATCTTCGAGCGCATGGCCGGCCACTACGTGATGCTGCACATGGGCGCGAGCATCTACTACGCGGAAAGCGTGAACTCGGTGCCTGAAAACCTCCTGGAGGTGAAGCCGACGGTGCTGTGCAGCGTCCCCCGCATCTACGAGAAGATCTTCGCGAAGGTCATGAACGGCGTCGCCGGCTCCGGATGGCCTAAACATCAGCTCTTCCACTGGGCCTACCTCGTCGGGCAGCAGGTGGTGCCCCTGCTCTACCAAGGGAAAAAACCCACAGGCTGGCTGGCGCTCCGGTTCGCCGTGGCCAAAGCGCTGGTCTTCTCCAAAATCAAGGCGCATACGGGCGGCCAGATCCGGTTCGCCGTTTCAGGCGGCGCGCCGCTGATGCCCAAGGTAATGGAGTTTTTCTGGGCCATCGGCCTGCCGATCCTGGAAGGCTACGGGCTCACGGAGACCAGCCCTGTGATCACCGCCAACCGCCTGGGCAAGGTCGGGCCGGGGACTGTAGGCAATCCCCTCTACGACACCTGGGACGGCAAGCCCTTCGTGAAGATCGCGGACGACGGAGAAATCCTTTGCCACGGGCCCAACGTGATGCTCGGGTACTGGGACAACGAGGCCGCCACCAAGGAGGCCATCGACACGGATGGCTATTTCCACACCGGGGACATCGGCGAATTCGATGCCCTGGGCCGGTTGAAAATCACGGACCGCAAGAAGGAGCTCATCATCACCAGCGGAGGCAAGAAAATCGCGCCCCAGCCCATCGAGAATGAATTGAAGACCGACAAGTACGTGTCCCAGGCGGTGCTTGCCGGGGACAAGCGCAATTTCATCAGCGCCCTGATCGTGCCCAACTTCGATTCCCTGGAGCGCTGGGCGGGGTACAAGCATCTGCACTTCGCCAACCGCAGGGAGCTGGTGGAGCAGCCCATCGTGATGGCCAAGCTCATGAGCCGCGTCGAGAAGGTGAACGCGACCCTGTCGAACTACGAGCGGATCAAGAAGATCGTCATCATCCCGGACGAGCTGACCGTCGAGAACGGTGCCCTGACCCCCAGCCTGAAGATCAAGCGGCGGGTGGTGAACCAGATGTACGGCGGCCTGATCGAAGGCCTGTACGAGGTCCACAAAGGCGAGTCCGAGGCGCATTGA
- a CDS encoding cytochrome b N-terminal domain-containing protein: MSPSTEPAPPKANLLTAAKEFPKNVWNSIFRNPLPSNDLERSATSFTNFFLHIHPVKVHRHSLKATYTFGLGLVSFFLFVILILTGILLMFYYVPSTTQAYDRMLDLRGTVAFGMILRNMHRWSAHGMVAVVFLHMARVFFTGAYKKPREFNWVVGVVLFLLTLFMSFTGYLLPWDQLAFWAITVGTAIAGYAPVVGKDIQFLLMGGTSVGQEALLRFYVLHVAVLPAILTLGIAIHFWRIRKDGGLSRPPEADATPTLEFTTPAAATKSAGPEPRKTYGLQGLVRGPITKAGQVPDNTVFSWPDLFRAELFTFVITLSAILILSLLFNAPLEEPVNILHPPNPAKAPWYFLGLQEMVSYSAFWGGIGIPTIFVVLLFITPYIDRTPAGVGKWFAKERLLANTIFLTFVLANLVFVVIGTFFRGPNWAFVMPW; the protein is encoded by the coding sequence ATGAGTCCCTCCACCGAACCCGCCCCGCCCAAAGCCAATCTCCTGACCGCGGCGAAGGAATTCCCGAAGAACGTCTGGAATTCCATCTTCCGCAATCCGCTGCCTTCGAATGATCTGGAAAGGTCGGCGACCAGCTTCACGAACTTCTTCCTGCACATCCATCCCGTGAAGGTGCATCGGCACTCCCTGAAGGCCACCTATACCTTCGGGCTCGGGCTGGTCTCCTTCTTCCTGTTCGTGATCCTGATCCTCACCGGCATCCTGCTGATGTTCTACTACGTGCCCTCCACCACCCAGGCCTACGACCGGATGCTGGACCTGCGGGGAACGGTGGCTTTCGGAATGATCCTGCGGAACATGCACCGGTGGTCCGCCCACGGCATGGTGGCGGTGGTCTTCCTGCACATGGCAAGAGTCTTTTTCACCGGCGCCTACAAGAAGCCCCGCGAATTCAACTGGGTGGTGGGCGTGGTCCTCTTCCTGCTCACGCTCTTCATGAGCTTCACCGGCTACTTGCTGCCCTGGGACCAGCTGGCTTTCTGGGCGATCACCGTGGGCACCGCCATCGCCGGCTACGCGCCTGTGGTGGGCAAGGACATCCAGTTCCTGCTCATGGGCGGCACCAGCGTCGGACAGGAGGCCCTGCTGCGCTTCTACGTACTGCACGTGGCGGTGCTTCCCGCCATCCTGACCCTTGGCATCGCCATCCATTTCTGGCGCATCCGCAAAGATGGCGGGCTATCCCGGCCACCGGAGGCGGACGCCACGCCGACGTTGGAGTTCACCACTCCGGCCGCCGCCACGAAGAGCGCCGGGCCCGAACCCCGCAAGACCTACGGCCTGCAGGGGCTGGTGCGGGGACCGATTACCAAAGCCGGGCAGGTGCCGGACAATACCGTTTTCTCCTGGCCCGACCTGTTCCGGGCGGAGCTGTTCACCTTCGTCATCACCCTCTCGGCGATCCTCATCCTGTCGCTGCTGTTCAACGCCCCGCTTGAGGAGCCGGTGAACATCCTGCACCCCCCCAACCCCGCCAAGGCGCCCTGGTACTTCCTCGGGCTGCAGGAGATGGTCAGCTATTCGGCCTTCTGGGGCGGCATCGGCATCCCGACCATCTTCGTCGTGCTGCTGTTCATCACCCCCTACATCGACCGGACGCCGGCGGGCGTCGGCAAGTGGTTCGCGAAGGAACGGCTGCTGGCCAACACCATCTTCCTCACCTTCGTGCTGGCGAACCTCGTGTTCGTGGTCATCGGCACCTTCTTCCGCGGGCCCAACTGGGCCTTCGTGATGCCCTGGTGA
- a CDS encoding cbb3-type cytochrome c oxidase subunit I, with protein MQLQLSKAEGAGASAPSGALVHDDATARWFIVSAVAYFFIVGIIAVLIAAKFVWPDLMGTIPWLTYGRLRPLHVNGMLFGWLLAADMGLTYYIIPRLCGVKLWSEKLGLATAALWNFIILGAVVCLLAGWNQGWEYAELPMFLDVLVVVAWIMFGANIFMTIAQRKYEAMYVSIWYIMGTIVWTAFVYLTGNFATLFATGTNQANLNWMYVHNAVGLIFTPVGLAIAYYMIPRSSNTPLYSHKLSMVGFWSLAFVYVWTGAHHMIHGPISQWLQTIAIAFSVMLLIPVWAAVYNFFATMKGQWHQLRESVPLKFLMSGVVFYLLTCFQGPMHSLRTVNAIVSKTDWIPGHAHMAVLGTFSFFAIAGIYFAVPRLWGKALHSEALANWSYWMMMIGGLGFFVTLWLGGFWQGWQWNNWSIPFIDTVVALKPVWAVRFFSGVLIFVGIVMFAYNVLATALGAKEEPAV; from the coding sequence ATGCAGTTGCAACTAAGTAAGGCCGAAGGGGCGGGCGCTTCGGCACCCTCGGGGGCCCTTGTCCATGATGACGCCACCGCGAGGTGGTTCATCGTGAGCGCCGTCGCCTATTTCTTCATCGTGGGCATCATCGCGGTGCTCATCGCGGCGAAGTTCGTGTGGCCCGACCTGATGGGGACGATCCCCTGGCTTACCTACGGGCGGCTCCGGCCTCTGCACGTCAACGGCATGCTGTTCGGCTGGCTGCTGGCCGCGGACATGGGCCTGACCTACTACATCATCCCCCGCCTCTGCGGCGTGAAGCTCTGGAGCGAGAAGCTCGGCTTGGCCACGGCGGCCCTCTGGAATTTCATCATCCTGGGCGCCGTCGTCTGCCTGCTGGCCGGCTGGAACCAGGGCTGGGAATACGCGGAACTGCCCATGTTCCTGGATGTGCTGGTGGTCGTGGCCTGGATCATGTTCGGGGCGAACATCTTCATGACCATCGCGCAGCGCAAGTACGAGGCCATGTACGTCTCCATCTGGTACATCATGGGCACCATCGTGTGGACGGCCTTCGTGTACCTCACCGGCAATTTCGCGACCCTGTTCGCCACCGGAACCAACCAGGCGAACCTGAATTGGATGTACGTGCACAACGCCGTGGGCCTCATCTTCACTCCAGTGGGGCTGGCCATCGCGTACTACATGATCCCCCGCTCATCGAACACGCCGCTCTACAGCCACAAGCTGTCCATGGTCGGCTTCTGGTCCCTGGCCTTCGTCTACGTCTGGACCGGCGCCCACCACATGATCCACGGACCCATTTCCCAGTGGCTGCAGACCATCGCCATCGCCTTCTCCGTGATGCTGCTGATCCCGGTGTGGGCCGCGGTGTACAACTTCTTCGCCACCATGAAGGGCCAATGGCACCAGCTCCGCGAGAGCGTGCCCCTGAAGTTCCTCATGTCCGGCGTCGTGTTCTACCTGCTGACCTGCTTCCAGGGCCCCATGCACAGCCTGCGCACCGTCAACGCCATCGTCTCCAAGACCGACTGGATTCCCGGCCACGCCCACATGGCCGTGCTGGGGACCTTCAGCTTCTTCGCCATCGCCGGAATCTACTTCGCCGTGCCCCGGTTATGGGGCAAGGCGCTACACTCCGAAGCCCTGGCCAACTGGAGCTACTGGATGATGATGATCGGCGGCCTCGGGTTCTTCGTGACCCTATGGCTCGGCGGCTTCTGGCAGGGCTGGCAGTGGAACAACTGGTCCATCCCTTTCATTGACACCGTCGTCGCGCTGAAACCCGTGTGGGCCGTGCGCTTCTTCTCGGGAGTCCTGATTTTCGTCGGCATCGTGATGTTCGCCTACAACGTACTTGCGACCGCTCTGGGCGCCAAAGAGGAGCCGGCTGTCTAG
- a CDS encoding cbb3-type cytochrome c oxidase subunit II, whose product MLKKADNNALWAVIASLVLFLIGGLLTTVVPPLVDTTWSKPFENTDPAKGPTGKLVKLDAQQLKGREIYIREGCWYCHTQQVRTLLADTKRYGWRGVDAPISTPDEFVNDSPHMFGTKRTGPDLARVGGKYDEQWHRTHFRNPRDLVKGSVMPPYPWIVNNPAEFQALVAYLQSLGRAKDWRPANDYEK is encoded by the coding sequence ATGTTGAAAAAAGCAGACAACAACGCTCTATGGGCCGTCATCGCATCCCTTGTGCTCTTCCTGATCGGAGGCCTTCTCACGACGGTGGTGCCCCCATTAGTGGACACGACCTGGTCCAAACCCTTCGAAAACACCGACCCCGCCAAGGGCCCCACGGGCAAGCTGGTAAAGCTCGACGCCCAGCAACTGAAAGGCCGGGAGATCTACATCCGGGAGGGTTGCTGGTACTGCCATACCCAGCAGGTGCGCACCCTGCTCGCGGACACGAAGCGCTACGGATGGCGGGGCGTGGACGCCCCCATCTCCACACCCGATGAATTCGTGAACGACTCGCCCCACATGTTCGGCACCAAGCGGACGGGCCCGGACCTCGCAAGGGTCGGAGGCAAGTACGACGAGCAGTGGCACCGGACCCACTTCCGCAACCCCCGGGATCTGGTCAAGGGCTCCGTCATGCCGCCCTACCCCTGGATCGTGAACAATCCGGCGGAATTCCAGGCGCTGGTGGCCTACCTGCAGAGCCTCGGCCGCGCTAAGGACTGGCGCCCCGCCAACGACTACGAAAAGTGA
- a CDS encoding DnaJ domain-containing protein codes for MNPHEVLQIKPDASAEEIMAAYLRLAQQWHPDRYTGAEKLEAAMRYRELAEAFTRLKGLGRPQAPIALQNPAPNVEPAPSAASAAPMPTPFESQKIRIQTEAEIADSAPRTERTLYVKAKTEFENGQFPSALENVAEAIKQDPEQYENYALQVKILDAMDGDKRSLVQALEHCLRLDKKDADSAIHIAQIYQSMGMQTRATRYWEWAFNLAPKHPFFEQQEVGAKGKLLEKADDIKGSITGLMEEAKGIFGRFGKKG; via the coding sequence ATGAATCCTCACGAGGTACTCCAGATCAAGCCCGATGCTTCCGCCGAGGAAATCATGGCTGCGTACCTGCGGCTGGCCCAGCAATGGCATCCCGACCGCTACACCGGAGCCGAGAAGCTGGAAGCCGCCATGCGCTACCGGGAACTGGCCGAGGCCTTCACCCGGCTCAAGGGCCTCGGGCGCCCCCAGGCCCCGATCGCCTTGCAAAACCCGGCGCCGAACGTGGAACCCGCTCCCTCGGCTGCTTCGGCCGCGCCGATGCCGACCCCTTTTGAGTCCCAAAAGATCCGGATCCAGACCGAGGCGGAGATTGCGGATTCCGCCCCGCGCACGGAACGGACCCTTTACGTGAAGGCGAAAACAGAATTCGAGAACGGCCAATTCCCGTCGGCCCTTGAAAATGTCGCGGAGGCCATCAAACAGGATCCGGAGCAGTATGAAAACTATGCGCTCCAGGTGAAGATCCTGGACGCCATGGATGGAGACAAGCGTTCGCTGGTCCAGGCGCTGGAGCATTGCCTGCGCCTCGATAAAAAAGACGCCGACTCCGCCATCCACATCGCCCAGATCTACCAGTCCATGGGCATGCAGACTCGGGCCACCCGCTATTGGGAATGGGCCTTCAACCTCGCGCCGAAGCATCCCTTCTTCGAGCAGCAGGAGGTGGGCGCGAAGGGCAAGCTCCTGGAGAAGGCCGACGACATCAAGGGATCCATCACGGGCCTGATGGAGGAAGCCAAGGGCATCTTCGGACGCTTCGGGAAGAAGGGCTGA
- a CDS encoding c-type cytochrome, producing the protein MRIALAIGTFFILLIHGIVFYDQFFHRWERNQIAYFDQARAMAKTDAERAALSDRSPRIEQIVVSNFGETRVDRCTTCHIASDDPRFATYAQPLRTHPYSIAMGDAQKDGKWERRHKFSEFGCTVCHDGQGRGLEPKYSHGEDEYWPDPLLGHTTQESWRKDYAPKLKGGEYLEANCAQCHTDPGFAGTATVEKGRKLFFATNCYGCHRIEGLSDGTIGPDLTEVGKKWKLDYLWGRIADPRAILATSIMPKFNLKDDEIKALVVFLKSRKGRNFAETEIQRYKVKLTGGAELVQATIKPVEIKPAEMLKQGEKLILDRACTACHKLGARDGGIAPDLSFEGAIKDEQWISDHFRNPKSTMPDSIMPTFRFTDDEFKAMTAYLVSLKAAPALANGEATYKALCLRCHGEKGDGNGPIAIHLDPFPRDLTKAGFMNSKSDQRLVDSIRNGVAGTSMPAWGKLLTDEQAKGVLAYIQTAYTKEPRRELKARQLPEKNPIAMSAESVARGEAQFVNRCAGCHGKKADGKGPNSLDIQPKPRNLRNARFVGSVDDRRLFESILYGVQGTAMPPWIDYGLNNNDVGDLVNFIRSINQKPKGGQNAVATK; encoded by the coding sequence ATGAGAATCGCACTTGCCATCGGAACCTTCTTCATCCTGCTGATCCACGGGATCGTGTTCTACGACCAGTTCTTCCACCGCTGGGAGCGGAACCAGATCGCGTACTTCGACCAGGCCCGCGCCATGGCCAAAACCGACGCCGAGCGCGCCGCCCTGTCGGACCGTTCTCCCCGCATCGAACAGATCGTGGTCAGCAATTTCGGCGAAACCCGCGTGGACCGCTGCACCACTTGCCACATCGCCTCGGATGACCCCCGCTTCGCGACCTATGCCCAGCCGCTCAGGACCCATCCCTATTCGATCGCCATGGGCGATGCGCAGAAGGACGGCAAGTGGGAGCGGCGCCACAAGTTTTCGGAATTCGGCTGCACCGTCTGCCATGACGGCCAGGGGCGCGGCCTGGAGCCGAAATACAGCCACGGCGAGGACGAATACTGGCCGGATCCCCTGCTGGGCCACACGACCCAGGAGAGCTGGCGCAAGGACTACGCCCCCAAGCTCAAGGGCGGCGAATACCTCGAAGCGAACTGCGCGCAGTGCCACACGGACCCAGGGTTCGCGGGCACGGCCACGGTGGAGAAAGGACGCAAGCTCTTCTTCGCCACCAACTGCTATGGCTGCCACCGCATCGAGGGGCTGTCGGACGGCACCATCGGACCCGACCTCACGGAGGTGGGCAAGAAATGGAAGCTCGATTACCTGTGGGGCCGCATCGCCGATCCGCGCGCGATCCTGGCCACGTCCATCATGCCCAAATTCAATTTGAAGGATGACGAGATCAAAGCCCTCGTGGTCTTCCTGAAAAGCCGGAAGGGCCGCAATTTCGCCGAAACGGAAATCCAGCGCTACAAGGTGAAGCTCACGGGCGGGGCCGAGCTGGTCCAGGCCACCATCAAGCCGGTGGAGATCAAGCCCGCGGAGATGCTCAAGCAGGGCGAGAAGCTCATCCTGGACCGCGCCTGCACCGCCTGCCATAAGCTCGGCGCGCGGGACGGCGGCATCGCCCCGGATCTCAGTTTCGAGGGCGCGATCAAGGACGAGCAGTGGATCTCGGACCATTTCAGGAATCCGAAATCCACCATGCCGGATTCCATCATGCCGACCTTCCGGTTCACCGACGACGAATTCAAGGCCATGACGGCCTACCTCGTCAGCCTCAAGGCCGCTCCGGCCCTGGCCAACGGCGAGGCGACCTACAAGGCCTTGTGCCTGCGCTGCCATGGCGAAAAGGGGGACGGGAACGGACCCATCGCCATCCACCTGGATCCCTTCCCGCGGGATCTGACGAAAGCGGGCTTCATGAATTCCAAATCCGACCAGCGGCTGGTGGATTCCATCCGCAACGGCGTCGCGGGGACTTCCATGCCCGCCTGGGGGAAGTTGCTTACCGATGAACAGGCGAAAGGCGTGCTCGCCTACATCCAGACCGCCTACACCAAGGAGCCGCGCCGCGAGCTGAAAGCGCGGCAGCTTCCGGAGAAGAACCCCATCGCCATGAGCGCGGAATCCGTGGCCCGCGGCGAGGCGCAATTCGTCAACCGCTGCGCGGGCTGCCATGGGAAGAAGGCCGACGGCAAAGGGCCCAACTCCCTGGACATCCAGCCCAAGCCCCGCAACCTGCGGAACGCCAGGTTCGTCGGAAGCGTGGACGACCGGCGGCTCTTCGAATCCATCCTCTACGGCGTGCAGGGCACCGCCATGCCGCCCTGGATCGACTACGGCCTGAACAACAACGATGTCGGCGATCTAGTCAATTTCATCCGTTCCATCAATCAGAAGCCGAAAGGAGGCCAGAATGCAGTTGCAACTAAGTAA
- a CDS encoding cbb3-type cytochrome oxidase assembly protein — MELTWISIAASLLMGLGALFVFVFAVKKGWFRNIEDTKYQVFWSELDDPKKKDASQEGVNGSQSEKK, encoded by the coding sequence ATGGAACTGACCTGGATCTCCATCGCGGCGAGCCTCTTGATGGGGCTGGGGGCGCTGTTCGTCTTCGTGTTCGCGGTGAAGAAAGGGTGGTTCAGGAACATCGAGGACACCAAGTACCAGGTTTTCTGGTCGGAGCTCGACGACCCCAAAAAGAAGGATGCTTCGCAGGAGGGCGTGAATGGCAGTCAATCTGAAAAGAAGTAG
- a CDS encoding FAD-dependent oxidoreductase produces the protein MNEGSWQLRVPDDSQYWVEMVKCQDACPVHTDACGYVTAIAEGRYDDAYRIARATNPFASICGRVCGAPCEANCRRGELDEPVAIRALKRFVTDKFGPETGDYERYRSGCDQRMLPANRGDFERIAIIGAGVSGLTVAHDLIQLGYKVTVFEANSEPGGMLMVGVPVFRLPRELVRHEMEAILSMGVELKCNMKLGRDFTIADLRAQGFKAIFLGVGLPNGRKLALPGGETEGVYDGMEFLRAFNEGKPMPLGRRVVVIGGGNVAYDVARSAVRPVENISKSEALEEMGHGEKVAYDVARSALRMSGDKEVHVVCLESREEMPADDVEVVEGEEEGLRLHNRCGPKEIIVSNGKVGGLRTVKCLSVFNAEGRFEPKFDEDSIEDIHADSVIFAIGQTSDLSFLKPEDGVESDRGLIKVNRETYQTTAPDIFACGDIAHGPRLFIDAIASAHTAARSMHDFLRGTRTDIVLRKRWLPAAYTMAEGWHRQERCNPPVLEGEHRAASLDIVELSFPEAEARRQGSRCLRCNINTVFDTSICIACNGCVDVCPEDLIKLVGLSKLPDDDAWQRVSQAGAEISKAEYAALGAAEKDEMGGVMLKDESTCIRCAMCASRCPTHAILMKRFEHFTECVSVPSQNPKLLYPIGT, from the coding sequence GTGAACGAAGGAAGTTGGCAGCTCAGAGTTCCGGACGACTCGCAGTACTGGGTCGAAATGGTCAAGTGCCAGGACGCCTGCCCGGTGCACACCGACGCCTGCGGCTACGTGACGGCCATCGCCGAAGGCCGCTACGACGACGCCTACCGCATCGCCCGGGCCACGAACCCCTTCGCCTCCATCTGCGGGCGGGTCTGCGGCGCGCCCTGCGAGGCCAACTGCCGACGGGGCGAACTGGACGAACCCGTGGCGATCCGCGCACTCAAGCGTTTCGTCACGGATAAGTTCGGGCCCGAAACCGGGGACTACGAGCGGTACCGCTCCGGCTGCGACCAGCGGATGCTGCCCGCCAACCGGGGCGATTTCGAGCGCATCGCCATCATCGGCGCCGGCGTCAGCGGCCTCACGGTGGCGCACGACCTGATCCAGCTCGGATACAAAGTCACGGTCTTCGAGGCCAACTCGGAGCCCGGCGGGATGCTGATGGTGGGGGTGCCCGTGTTCCGGCTGCCGCGGGAACTGGTGCGCCATGAGATGGAGGCGATCCTTTCCATGGGGGTCGAGCTGAAGTGCAACATGAAGCTCGGCCGCGATTTCACCATCGCCGATCTGAGGGCCCAGGGCTTCAAGGCCATCTTCCTGGGCGTGGGTCTGCCCAACGGGCGCAAGCTCGCCTTGCCTGGCGGCGAGACCGAAGGCGTCTATGACGGCATGGAATTCCTCCGGGCCTTCAACGAGGGCAAGCCCATGCCCCTGGGCCGCCGGGTCGTCGTCATCGGCGGCGGCAATGTCGCCTACGACGTGGCGCGGTCGGCAGTGCGGCCCGTGGAGAACATCAGCAAGTCGGAGGCCCTGGAGGAGATGGGCCACGGCGAGAAGGTGGCCTACGATGTGGCGCGCTCGGCCCTGCGCATGAGCGGCGACAAGGAAGTCCATGTGGTCTGCCTGGAATCCAGGGAGGAGATGCCCGCCGACGACGTGGAAGTGGTCGAGGGCGAAGAAGAAGGGCTCCGTCTCCACAACCGCTGCGGTCCGAAGGAGATCATCGTCTCCAACGGCAAAGTGGGCGGCCTGCGCACGGTCAAGTGCCTCTCGGTATTCAACGCCGAGGGCCGCTTCGAGCCCAAGTTCGACGAGGATTCCATCGAGGACATCCACGCGGATTCAGTGATCTTCGCCATCGGCCAGACTTCGGATCTCTCCTTTCTCAAGCCCGAGGATGGCGTGGAATCGGACCGCGGCCTCATCAAGGTCAACCGCGAGACCTACCAGACCACGGCCCCTGACATCTTCGCCTGCGGCGACATCGCCCATGGACCAAGGCTGTTCATCGACGCCATCGCATCGGCCCACACCGCGGCCCGCTCGATGCACGATTTCCTGCGGGGCACCCGCACCGACATCGTGCTGCGCAAGCGCTGGCTCCCGGCGGCCTACACCATGGCCGAAGGCTGGCACCGCCAGGAACGCTGCAATCCGCCGGTGCTGGAAGGCGAACACCGCGCCGCCTCTCTGGACATCGTGGAACTGAGCTTCCCTGAGGCAGAAGCCCGCCGCCAGGGCTCGCGGTGCCTGCGCTGCAACATCAACACGGTGTTCGACACCAGCATCTGCATCGCCTGCAACGGCTGCGTGGATGTCTGCCCGGAGGACCTCATCAAGCTGGTGGGCCTCAGCAAATTGCCTGACGATGACGCCTGGCAGCGGGTCTCCCAGGCGGGCGCTGAAATTTCGAAAGCGGAATACGCAGCCCTCGGCGCAGCGGAGAAAGACGAGATGGGCGGCGTCATGCTGAAGGATGAAAGCACCTGCATCCGCTGCGCCATGTGCGCCTCAAGGTGCCCCACCCACGCCATCCTGATGAAGCGCTTCGAACACTTCACGGAATGCGTGTCGGTGCCCTCCCAGAATCCCAAGCTCCTGTATCCGATCGGAACGTGA
- a CDS encoding Rrf2 family transcriptional regulator, whose translation MLGIGRHTDYAARLVLHLASLAENTQVTIAEIAEERMLPVAFVRRLIGPLSSAGILATVVGAKGGVRLGRPASEITLLDLVNAMEGGITLNHCVGNEHTCPLSSHCPVQSAWAGATRSLEDNLASVTFEALAHGAEGHVQAHRERHSSHSKSSTLKGGRHVGV comes from the coding sequence ATGCTCGGCATCGGACGACACACAGACTACGCAGCCCGCCTGGTTCTGCACTTGGCCAGCCTGGCCGAGAACACCCAGGTCACCATCGCCGAAATCGCCGAAGAGCGCATGCTCCCGGTGGCATTCGTCCGCAGGCTGATCGGGCCCCTGTCCAGCGCAGGCATCCTGGCCACGGTGGTGGGGGCGAAGGGTGGAGTCCGCTTGGGGCGCCCCGCTTCGGAGATCACCCTTCTGGACCTGGTGAATGCCATGGAGGGCGGCATCACCCTGAACCACTGCGTCGGCAATGAGCACACCTGTCCCTTGTCCAGCCACTGTCCGGTCCAATCCGCCTGGGCGGGAGCCACCCGGTCGCTGGAAGACAATCTGGCCTCGGTGACGTTCGAGGCCCTCGCCCACGGAGCCGAAGGCCATGTTCAGGCCCATCGGGAACGGCACAGTTCCCACTCCAAGAGTTCGACCCTGAAAGGCGGCCGCCATGTGGGCGTGTGA
- a CDS encoding Rieske (2Fe-2S) protein, whose translation MLGWLTGLGLFGSGILSAISNFVFIKPRATYGQPQRFSIGKPDDFPPGVRATLGARGLCVVREGNKIAALSTTCTHLGCIVGVSDSGFACPCHGSRFDQDGTVTGGPAPRPLPWYKVTLAPNGELEVDKDIEITPGSYLSL comes from the coding sequence ATGCTCGGCTGGCTGACGGGCCTGGGCCTGTTCGGCTCGGGCATCCTCAGCGCGATTTCGAATTTCGTCTTTATCAAACCGCGCGCCACCTATGGCCAGCCCCAGCGCTTCAGCATCGGCAAGCCCGATGATTTTCCGCCCGGAGTCCGGGCCACGCTGGGGGCCCGGGGCCTCTGCGTCGTCCGGGAAGGCAACAAGATCGCCGCCCTTTCGACCACCTGCACGCACCTGGGCTGCATCGTGGGTGTGAGCGACTCGGGCTTCGCCTGCCCCTGCCATGGATCGCGCTTCGACCAGGACGGGACCGTCACCGGTGGCCCCGCGCCACGGCCCCTGCCCTGGTACAAGGTCACGCTCGCGCCGAACGGCGAGCTTGAAGTGGACAAAGACATCGAAATCACGCCTGGGAGCTACTTGAGCCTATGA